The DNA region CTGCAAGGCAAACGGCACGTTGACATGCCGCGTGAAGCTGCGTACCGCGAATGCTTAAAATATATGCGCGAAGCGATGGGTGAAGGCGCGTTCTTTTTGACCTGCGGCACGCCGATCCTGCCCGCGCTTGGCATGTGCGATGCCATCCGCATCGGACCGGACGTTTCGCACGAGTGGGAGAACTACCGCAATGAGACCATCCTGCAAAACTTCACCACCCCCGGCACGAAGAACGCCATCCGCACGGTGGTTCACCGCTTATGGCTGAAAGACCTCGTCCACATTGACCCCGACGTGGCATATTTCGAGTCGAAGGAAAACCTTCTCGAAGAAGAGCACAAGGCCCAACTGCAAGACCTGGCGCTGATCTGCGATTTCAAAGCCACCTCCGACCTTCCGCAGTGGATGACCGCCTCAGAGCGTGAACAGATCCGCGCGTTTTTGCTTGCGCAGCCAAACGTGACCCAACTCAGCCGCTACGTCTATCAACTCGACGAGCGCACAGTGGATTTCTCCTCCGCCGTGGAATTGCCAAATCCGCCGCAGGGATTTGCCGCATTATGGGCGGAATTCCTCGGCTGGCTGGGTAATTGGCAATTCGTTCTGCGGATATTGAAAATGCTGGATGACAACGCGCTGAGAAAAAGAATTGCGAGAATATGATGAAAATCCCCGACTCTGTAAAACAATTGATCGCCAGCGCCCCGCTCGCGCATTTGACCACACTCAACGCGGACGGCAGTCCACAGGTGACGGTGGTGTGGGTTGGCATACAGGACGATGAATTCGTCTGCGCCCACATGACCGCGTATCAGAAAGTCAGGAACATTCAGAACGACCCGCGTGTGGCCTTATCCATGCTGGGGTACAAAAAGACGGAATTGGGCTTGCAGGAATATCTGGTCGTGTACGGGAACGCCTACCTGACCGAAGGCGGCGCGGCGGACTTACTGCAAAAACTGGCGTATTCCTATATCGCTCCCGATGTGGAATTCCCGCCTGAATCGGTTCGTAATCAGCCTGGTTTCATCACGCACATCGTCCCACAAAGGTTTGCGGGCGTTGGGGCGTGGAAGTGAAAACTACATCATCTCATCCGTCTTCGCCGCCATGACGAAATCGTTCTGATACAAGCCATTCACCACATGCGTCCACCACTGCACGGTGACCCTGCCCCACTCGACCACCATCAGCGGATGGTGGTCTTCCTTTTCGGCGGTCATCGCGATCTTGTTCACGAACGCCATCGTCTCGACGTAATTCTTGAATTTGAACACACGCTGCAAACGCCGGATGCCGTCCGCTTCAATCAATTCCCATGCGGGGATCTGCGGCATCAACTCCGCGATCTCGGCATCGGTCAACGCGGGGTCGCCTTTGCGGCAGGGAATGCATTTTCCAGCGGCAAGGTCGGTCATTTCAATAACTCCGTCAATTTTCCCATCTCAGACAGCGTGGACAACCTCACCCGCAGCACCTTGCGTCCCGCCGCCTTCAACGCTTCGTAATCCCCCAGCGCCTGCGCGCGGAGCAGCGTGCCGAAGGTCAATCCCTGCGTGGGGATATCCATGTCCACCTCGGCATCGTACACCACCTGAATGAAGCGTCCCTTGTTGGGACCGCCCTTGTGGAACTGCCCCGTCGAATGTTGGAAGCGCGGACCGAATCCAGCCGTAACGGGCAGCTTGGTTTTCTCACGAATGACTACACGCAAACCCTGAATCACTTCGATCATTTCACCCGTGCGCGGCAGGTAGGCATTGATGGTAATGAATTCACCAGATTTCGGATCAGACAGAAACGCTTCCAACTCCCCTTTTGCGTTAGCCGCGTCCACCAAATCCGCTTCGGCAAGCGAACCAGTCGTCTGAAAATCTTTGATCTTTGCAATCGTGCGCAACTTGCTATCTTGCACATCGGGCTGGTCGAAGGCGTTGATACCCAAAATATGGCATGCCGTCGCAATCGCAACCTCCCAGCGGAAGAACTCCGCGCCCGCATCATACGGGCTCTCAATCGGGAACTCGACCACAGGAAAGCCCGCGCTCTTCAACTCGGCAATCCCCGCTTCCAACTCGCCAGTGGACTTGAGATACACGAACAGCCTGTCGTCGCCGTAGACATCGGGTGCGCCCAACGGCTCCAACGCCACAGGCAGGATGCCCTTCCCGTCCTTGCCGCTGGATTCGGCGATGACCTGCTCGACCCACCCCGCCAACGCGGACACAGACGCATCAGCGACGACGGTCAACTTGTCTCTGCCCATCAAAGCGGATTCTGCCATCAGAGCGCCCAACGCCGCGCCAGGATTGCGCGCCGCAGAGACATCCGCCAGTGATTGCTTGCGCATCCGCTCCGCCGCGCCGAGCAGTTGCTCCATGTCCATGCCGAGCAACGCCGCAGGGACCAAGCCGAAATCGGTCAGCGCGGAGAAACGCCCGCCGACGTTCGGGTCCGCGTTGAAGATCTTGCGGAAGCCGCGCTCCTGCGCGAGTTTTTCGAGCGATGTGCCAGCATCGGTGATGGCGACAAAGCGCGAGCCGTTCCCCTTGCTCAACTCCCACAGATAATCGAACGCCGCCATCAACTCCGCGGTGCCGCCCGATTTGCTGGCGACGATGTACAAGGCTTTATCGGGCGGATAATCCGCCACCGCCCGAGCCACCTGCTGCGGGTCGGTCGAATCGAGAATCGCAAGCGAAAGTTTTGCCATCACGCCAAAGCCTGCCATCAACGAACTGAGCACTTCGGCGGTCAGCGATGAGCCGCCCATGCCGATCACCAGCACGCGGTCAATTTTTTCGTCATGGACTTGCTTTGCAAATTCAAGATAACTGTCCAACCGCTGGCGGGCATCTTCGACCGAGTCCAGCCAGCCGAGGCGGATTTTCACTTCGGCTTGTCCAGCGGAATCACTCGTCCATAACGTTGCATCGTGTTCCCACAGGCGCTTGGGGAACGAATCCATTTCGAGCTGGGATAAACGCTCGGAAACAGAATCAGTTATCGGGGAGATCGAAGCGAGCGCGGACTTGCGTCGTTCGTCAATCGCATCCAGCAAGGTCTTGAACGCATCGGCAAACGCCTGCACGCCTTCGTCTTCCAACTCTTGTGTGACCGTGCTCATCGAAATACCAAGCGTTTTCAGGTCAACGAAAACTTTTTGCGCGTCGTCGAGATCGCGGGTGACGGTGAGCGCCGCCTTGCCGTGATCGCGGAAGGCATCGAGCGTGGCGGGCGGCACGGTGTTGACGGTGTCGGGACCGATGAGTTCATCCACGTACAGCGTGTCGGAATAGTTTGGATTCTTCGTGCCCGTGGACGCCCACAACGGACGCTGGGCACGCGCGCGGAAACGGGCTTTGAGCGTGGCAAAACGCGGCGACGTGAAAATGGACTCAAACGATTCGTACGCGAGTTTTGCGTTGGCGATGGCGGCTTTACCGCGCAAGGGAGAATCTTCGGGGAGTTTGGGGTCGATCTTGGAATCAACGCGCGAGACGAAGAACGAAGCGACTGACGCGATGTGATGAATGGGCAGGTCTTTTGATGTGCGGTCTTCGAGACCCGCGAGATAGGCGTCCATCACTTCGGCGTAGCGCGTGAGCGAAAAGATCAGCGTGACGTTGACGTTGATGCCCGCCGCAATGCTGGCACGGATGGCAGGAATGCCTTCTTTTGTAGCAGGGATCTTCACCATCAGGTTCGGGCGATTCACACGACCCCAAAGTTCCTGCGCTTGTTTAATAGTGCCTTCGGTATCGCGCGCCAGATACGGGCTGACTTCGATGCTGACATAGCCATCTCCGCCTTTGGTCTTTTCGTACAGCGGCGCAAAAAGATCACACGCTTCTCGAATATCTTCCACGGCTAGCTGCCAGAAGATTCTTTCCGCGTCCCAGCCGCCCCACGCCAGCGGAATCAATGCCGCGTCGTAATCGTTCGTCTTCGCGATGGCGTTCTGGAAGATGGTCGGGTTCGACGTCACGCCGCGAATATCGCCGCGCTCAATCATGGCGTTCAGCTCGCCGTTGACCAGTAATTTTCTCTGAATGTTGTCGTACCAGAGGGATTGTCCGAGAGATGTAAGTTTTTTTATAGATTCAGACATAATAAACAAGGCTCCTTGAGATAAGATAATTTGAGATTGGCAATTACCATTGCCAATCTCAAATTACTAGTTTTCTTCTTCCATTTTTTTTATCTTCCCCACCCGCCGCGCATAGCGTTCCCCGCTTGGGTCTTCGCCGAGATAGCGGGCGTTCAAAAATGCAGGCACTAGGACTCTCACGAGTTCAGGTCCGATCACGCGCCCGCCCATACACAAGACATTCATGGCGTCGTGTGCCACGCCTTGCGCGGCGGAATAGGTATCATGACAGATCGAGGCGTAAATGCCTTTCATTTTATTCGCCGCGATCGCCGCGCCGATGCCCGATCCGCAGATTAAAATTCCGCGCTCGGCTTCGCCGCTCTGCACTTTCTCGCCGACTTTTTTCGTGAAATCGGGAAAGTCCACCGCATCCGCGCTGAACGTGCCGACATCGATCACTTCATGTCCGGCGGCTTTCACCGCTTCGACGACGACATCCTTGAGCGGAAATCCCGCGTGGTCACAACCGACTGCTACTTTCATTTTCCATCCTTAATTGTAGGGGCGCAGCGTCCTGCGCCCCTACGGGTTCATAATTCTTTTGCGCGCTTCACCACATTCTCCACCGTGAAGCCAAGTTTCTCGAAGATGACCTTGTACGGAGCGGATGCGCCAAAGCGCTCGATGCTGATGACGGACTCCGCGTATCTCTCCCAGCCGAGACCTGATCCCGCTTCGACAGCGAGCCGCTTCTGGATGCTTTTCGGCAACACCGACTCACGATACGCCTCATCCTGTTTCTCGAACAGTTCCCAACTGGGGAAGGAGACCACGCGCACCCCCCTGCCTTCGTCCGCGAGTTTTTGCGCAGCTTCGAGAATCAGAGTCACCTCCGAGCCAGACGCCATCAATATCATTTCGGGCGTGCCAAAATCCTTCAAAACATACGCGCCCTTTTCAACGGAAGTGGGCATATCCAGCACAGGCAATGCCTGGCGGGTCAACGCCAGCACGGTGGGACCATGTCTATTTTCAATTGCAACCTTCCACGCCTGTGCGGTCTCGTTCGCATCGGCGGGGCGGATGACCATCAGATTGGGAATCAATCGCAGGGAGGTCAGATGCTCAACGGGTTGGTGAGTCGGTCCATCTTCGCCCAATCCAACGCTGTCATGCGTGAAAATAAAAATGGACGGGTAATGCGAGAGCGCCGCGAGGCGGACTGCCGCGCGCATATAATCGGCAAAAACGAGGAAGGTCGCGCCGTAGGGAATCACACCGCCAAAAATGGACATGCCATTGAGGATCGATCCCATTGCATGTTCGCGCACGCCAAAATGGAAATTGCGTCCTTCGGGAGAGTCTTCTTGGAAGGCGGGCGAGCCGTCAATTTTTGTATTGTTCGAGGGAGCCAGATCCGCGGAGCCGCCGATGAGTTCGGGCAGTATCTGTGCGAGCGCGTTGATGACCTTGCCCGAAGCGGCGCGGGTCGCCATACCTTTCGAGTCGGCGGGGAATTTCGGGAGTACGGATTCCCAGTCTGCGGGCAGGTCGCCGTTCAGGCGGCGCGCCAATTCACCCCCAAGTTCGGGATGCGCCTTTTTGTAGGCATCGAAGCGCTTCTTCCAGCCGGCTTCGAGTTCGCGTCCACGATCCACGGCTTGACGATAGAACGCCAGCACATCGTTGGGAATGAAGAAACGCGGTTCTTTTTCCCAGCCGAGGTTGTCCTTGGCAGCGTCCAGCTCTTCGTCGCCGAGCGGTTCACCATGCGCCTTGGCAGTCCCCTGTCGTTTTGGCGCGCCGTAGCCGATGACCGTACGGCACATGATAATGGACGGGCGCGGGTCAGCCTTGGCGGCTTGGATGGCGTTGTCGATCGCATCCACATCATTGCCATCGTCCACGCGTTGGACGTGCCAGCCGTATGCTTCGAAGCGTTTGGCGCGGTCTTCAGTGAAGGCAAGGTCAGTGGAGCCGTCAATCGAAATCTTGTTGTCGTCGTAGAGGTAGATCAGCCGCCCGAGCGAGAGATGCCCCGCCAGCGATGCGGCTTCGGACGCGACGCCTTCCATCAGGTCACCGTCCGTTACGATGGCGTAGATGTAAGAATCGATCAATTCGTAATCAGGTTTGTTGAACACCGCAGCGAGATGCGACGCCGCAATTGCCATACCCACGCCGTTCGCAAAGCCCTGCCCGAGCGGACCGGTGGTCACTTCCACGCCGGGGGTCAAGTCGTATTCGGGATGTCCGGGCGTGAGGCTGTCCCACTGGCGGAAGTTCTGCAATTGCTCGAGATGTAGGTCGTATCCGGTCAAATGGAGAAGCGAATACAGAAGCATGGAACCATGCCCGCCCGAAAGGACGAAGCGGTCGCGTCCCATCCATTTTGGATTGCGGGGATTATGTCTCAGGTGGCGGGTCCAGATGGTGAATGCCATCGCCGCCGCGCCCATGGGAAGACCGGGGTGGCCGGAATTCGCCTTTTGGACGCCGTCGGCGGAGAGGAAACGAAGTGCGTTGATCGCGCGGGATTGAAGTTGTTGTGTTGTCATGAGGGATGGTCTGCCATTCGATTAATATTTTTCTTTCAACTCCCTTTCGGGCAAAACGATGACCCCTTCCTTTGGATCGCCCACAAAGGAGATGTGTTCGTGTTTGTTCGCCGCCAGCCAGGCGGTATATGCGGCAACCAGCGCGTCGAGTTCCTCGGGTTGATACAACAGGTCGAGGGGCCAGATGCCTTTGGTCATCTTATAGCGCGTGATCTCTTCGAAGAAATCCATCGGGTCCTTGATGCGGACGCCACACTCATATAAGAGCAACTGCCGTTGGATCTTTCCCTCCAGCGATGGCTTGGGCTGCGGCACATCCCCCGCCATCACACAATAACAGGCATGCGGATGGGTCTCCAAAATCTGGTGCGTTGCTTCCTCGGCGGGGTATTTTTTGAAACCTATCTTTTCCAGCATGCGGTATAACGAGAAACCAACCTGCACCCAGGCGGGACAGGCTTCTACTTTGGAGGGCGTGCCTGAAACAGTAATGCCGCGCTCGCGCAGTTCATATTCCGCCACGCGGTATTCCGCCGCGCGGACCTTGTGCGGTGTGAGCATTTCCTTCTTCAATTTACTGCGCACCAATCCTCGGTTGACGCTGGCCGGCGCGTTGACCGCCACCACCGCCGATTGCTGACCCGCGAGAAATGCGGTCACATCATCCAATTCGCCGTGCGCCAGCGCGACAAGATTCATCCCCTTGTCCAACGCGGCATACGTGAAGGACTTTTGGGACGAGGTCGGGTCGATGCCTACAAATACAGAGTTGGTGAAAAACATAGTAAGATATGCCCAAACTGGAACAACAAAAAAGAAGGAACTTTCCCCTATTTTACTTCCAAAACGGGCAATCCCCATCAAAGACTCGAAAAATGACCAGATTCCAACGCATTATCTTATATCTCCTTCTTCTCATCGCAGGCGGATCGTGGATCGTCCTGTCGGCTGAGACCGGGACATTCGCAGCCAGCGCGCCCGCTCCACAAAAAGGATTCATGGCGCCCGATTTCTCACTCAAAACGCCGACCGGCGAGACCTACACGCTCTCGGAATTGAAGGGGCTGGCTGTGCTGGTCAACTTGTGGGCGACGTGGTGTCCGCCCTGCCGCGCGGAAATGCCCGCCATCGAAAAAATGTACAATGAATACAAGGAGCAGGGCTTCATCGTGCTGGCGGTCAACAGTACTGTTCAGGATAACCCGCTGGCGATCACGCCCTTCACAGACGAATACAACCTGACCTTCCCCATCCTGCTCGACGAATTGGGCGAAGTCAGCCGCGCTTATCAAGTGCGTTCCCTGCCATCCACTTATTTCATCAACCGCCACGGCATCATCACCGAGGTCGTCATTGGCGGACCGATGTCCGAGGCGTTGCTGCGCACGCGCATCGAAGAGGCGTTGAAATAACATGCTCGAACTATTCCGCGATCTCTTCGCCCCGCCCCGCCATATGATCCTGCTCGTCATTGCCGCCTGGCTGGGTCTCACGCTCGCCGAAAAACGGACGGAACATCACGGCATCAGCAAGGATGACCTCAACAACATCACGTTCTACGCATTGATCGCCTTCGTCGTCGGCGGGCGGCTTACCCACGTCCTGCAAAACATCTCCGCTTTCATGAAAAGTCCGCTCGGCATCGTCTCGATCAACCCGGACCTCTTCGACCCGTTCGGCGGTCTCGCCATTGCCGCCATCACCGCGTTGATCTACGGTCAGCGGAAACAACTGGCGTTCTGGAACACACTTGACGCACTGACCCCTTTCTTCGCCGTGGTTGTGCTCGGATTGGGATTGAGTCATCTCGCAGCAGGGACATCCTTCGGAAAGCCGACTGACCTGCCTTGGGGAATCGACCTTTGGAATGCCGTCCGCCACCCAACCCAGATCTACGAAGTTCTCGCATCGCTTCTAATCCTGTGCCTGCTCTGGTTCCTAAAGCCGAATCCACGCCCGGGCATGTCCTTCCTGATCTTCGCCGCACTGACGTCGCTGTCGCAGCTCATCATCCAAGCCTTTCGCGGCGACAGCACCCTGCTCGCCGGAGGTCTGCGTCAGGGACAGGTCATTGCCTGGGTCGTGCTGGCAGTTTGCTTTGTCCTGATCGAAGCGAGACTTGCGGAAAATAAAAGAGAGCAGGAACAAGCTTCCTGATTCCAATAAACAACTTATTCATGCCATCTCGCATTATCTTATACCCATGATGGTTTACTTTAATAAAAAAACCAAGACGCCATCCGTTTCGGATGGCGTCTTGGTTTGCTTTCTCTGTATTCGTACTACTTCCCTTTCTTCATATGCATCACATGCGGCTGCTCGCCTTCGGCAAAGCCCGAAATGATGATCAACGCGGTGGTGACATTGCCGCTGGGGTTGCGCCAGCGATGGCGGAGTTTGGAGGCGAACAACAGGCTGTCCCCCGCTTCGAGATGGAACAAGTCCTTCTCCACGTAATAATCCATCTGGCCCCGCAGGCAGAAGACGAACTCATGCCCTGAATGGACGATATCATGCGGACCGCACGAGGCGCCGCTTTCCATCGTCAGCATGAAAGGCTCCACCCGTCCTGCAAAGTTTTCGCCTCCCAGCGCTTCGAACACCCCGCGCGTGAACGACATCCGCGTACGCTCATCCGATTTCAAGAACACGATCTGCTTCTTTTCGCTCTCCGCGCCGAAGAACGCCGTGATCGAAACCCCCAACGCATCTGCCAGTTTATACAACGTACTGACCGAGGGCGACGTCTTGCCGCGCTCGATCATCGAAAGCGCATTCGCCGAAAGACCGCTTTGTGTGGCAAGCTGGCGCATCGAGATCCCCCGCCCTTCGCGCAGTTCGCGCAGGCGATTTGCCACATCCACCGATGACGCCTCGCGGATAAATGATTCCATAATTCCTCCTGTCAAATTAAAGCGAAGTGTAATTTAGATTTACTTTCTCAAATTATACCCTCAAATTAATGTGACATTAAGAAAAAAACCATGTGACACACATCACTTTTGTACAATCTGTCACAATATTATGATAGGACATAAATATTCGTTTATACACATATAGGCAGGTGTTCATGGTCAACCCAACACTCCAACAGGAAATCATGCAGCTCGAAGCCAACTTCTGCGCGGCTCTCTCCGACCCGAACCGGCTTCTCATTCTCTACTCGCTCAACGAATCGCCCCGCAACGTCACCGAACTGGCAAACGAGGTCAACTTGAACCAACCCACCGCATCGCGCCATCTCAAGATCCTGCGTGATCGCGGTCTGGTCACCACCGTCCGCGCGGGCACCACCATCACCTATCAACTTTCCGACCCGAGGCTTATTCAGGCATTGGACATCATGCGCAGCATCATGCGCGACCGCCTCGCATATCAAGCCAGCCTGATCAACGAAACCGCACAGGAGAATGTATGAAAAAACGCATCCCTTCCTGGACGTTGGGCTTGCTCGGCATCTTATTGCTGATCCTTGTCCCGATCCTTTACTTCCTCCCCCGCGCCCAAAAAGCAAATGACCCCGCGGCGTATCTGCCCATCAAACCCGTCCACGTGGACCACAGCGACATTGTCAAAGGTGAATTCGAAACCGGGCAGGACGTCACCCGCGCCTGCCTCGAATGCCACGCGGATGCCGCGACTCAAGTGATGGCAACCACCCATTGGACATGGGAATCCAAAGAGTTCAACGTCCCCTGGCGTGATGAACCCGTCACCATCGGCAAAGCCAACCAGATCAACAACTTCTGCATCAGCGCGCAGGGCAACCAAAAGAGATGCATGACCTGCCATGTCGGCTACGGCTGGGAGGAATTTGAAGAGTACGATTTCAGCGCGCAGGAAAACGTGGACTGCCTCGCCTGCCATGCTGACATGGGCGTATATCTCAAAGGCGAATATGGCGACCCTGCCGAAGGCGTTGACCTGCTCGCCGCGGCACGCTCCGTCCGCGCACCCACCCGCGACAACTGCGGCACCTGTCACTTCGACGGCGGCGGCGGCAACGGCGTCAAACACGGCGACCTTGACGAAAGCCTGTACTTTCCCAACGAAGCGCTCGACGTCCACATGGGCGGCGAACACAACATGGCCTGTACCGACTGCCATTGGACAAAAGACCACCAGATCCTCGGGCGCCTGCTGACCGACAACTACACCATCCCCGATGAAGAACAAGTCTCATGCGAGCAATGCCATGTGAACCAACAGCACGGTGACGAACGCATCGACACCCATCTCGCCGCGGTTGCCTGCCAAACCTGCCACATCCCCGCGCTCGCGCTCGAAGACCCGACCAAGATCGCATGGGACTGGTCACAGGCGGGTCAGGAAGGACGCGAAGACGACCACTTCACCTACCTCAAGATCAAAGGCGAATTCACCTACGAACGCAACTTCACGCCGACCTATCTTTGGTATAACGGGAATAACGAATACCGTTACCTGCTCGGTGATCCCATCAACGCGGACGGCATCACCTATATGAACAAACCGGCGGGCAGCATTCAGGACTCAACCGCAAAGATCTACCCGTTCAAACTGCACATCGCCAAACAACCCTACGACATCATCTACAACTACCTGCTCGCTCCCATCACCGCCGGTGAGGACGGCTTCTGGACCACCTTCGACTGGAACAGCGGCTTCCAACTTGCCGAAGAACGCATGGGCTTGCCGTACAGCGGTCAATACGGCTTTGCAGAAACCTACATGTATTGGCCCACCACCCACATGGTACAGACTTCCGACAAGGCTCTGCAATGCGATTCCTGCCACGGTGAGAACGGACGGCTTGACTGGGAAGCCCTCGGCTACTCCGGCGATCCCATCAAATGGGGCGGGAGATAAAACCATGAAACGATACACCCTCTTTGCAGCCATTGGACTTCTGCTCATCATTTCCGCCATCGGGATCGGAACGGCTCTTGCCGCGCCTGAACCTGCTCCGGCAGCCCAGGCATCCGCCCTGCACCCGGACTTCAAACTGCTGGACGCTGACGGTGCGAACGTACTCGAAAGCGGAAACCCCGTCTCGACCATGCAAACCTGCGGACAGTGCCACGATACGGAATTCATCGCCGCGCACGCCTTCCACTCTGACCTTGGTTTGAGCGATTACAACCCCGGCAGTTACACCTTCAACACCAGCAATGGACTGTTCGGCAAATGGGATCCGCTCACCTACCGCTATCTCTCCCCCGTCACAGACGAGAACCTAGACCTCGGCACTCCCGAATGGTTGATGCTGAACGGCGCGCGGGTTGTCGGCGGCGGACCCGCCACAACATCCAGGATCGGCGAAGCGTTGACGGATCTTTCCGCGCACGCATCCAACCCTGAAGCATCCATCCTCAACAAAGATGGAAGCATCTCCGGATGGGATTGGGAAAAGTCCGGCACGCTGGAGATGAACTGTTTCCTGTGCCATCTTGAAAGTCCGAATAATGAAGCGCGCGTGAAAGAAATTCAGGCAGGCAATTTTGGCAATGCCAACACCGCCACCCTGCTCGGATCGAACCTCGTCACGCCAAGCGGCGAAGGCTGGACGTGGAATGCAAACGCGTTCAATGAATTGGGCGAAGTCAAAAGCGAAACCTTGCGCATTCAGGATCCCACGAATTCGAATTGCGCGGCATGCCACAGCGAGATCCACTCCGGCGACACTCCGCTGACAGTCAACGCCTGCGACCTCGACTTTCCGCAGACCGCCACAACAGGACAGGTCGTCTCTGCGCAGCGCATCAACCAATCGGGCATCAACCTGTCAGGAAAAAATGACATCACCCGCTCGTGGGACATCCACGCGCAACGTCAGTTGAAATGCACCGATTGTCATTACTCGCTCAACAACCCTGCGCATGCCAGCGAAGCCCGCGGCGCAAATCCCAGCCACCTGCTCTATGATCCGCGTTCGCTCGACATCGGCGAATATCTCCAACGCCCCGACCACAATTTCGCGCGCGGGCAGAGCGCGCAGTTCACCGTCGCACCTGAATACAAAGGCACCATGCGCCGCTGCGAGAACTGCCACGACGCAAACGAAGGTCACGCAAGCTGGCTGCCCTACATCGACACACACATGACGGTCGTCGCCTGCGAAACCTGCCACATTCCACAAATGTACGCGCCCGCCATCCAGACATACGACTGGACCGTGGTCGCACCGGACAGCACAGCCGTTGAAACCTGCCGCGGCGTGGACGGCGACCCGCAGGCGATCACCTCGCTGGTCACAGGCTACCAACCCGTCCTGCTCAACCGCACCAACATCGACGGCAAGACATTGCTCGCGCCGTACAACCTGATCACATCCTTCTATTGGGTCTATGACGACGCCAACGGGAACAAACGCCCGCTTCGCCTTCTGGACCTTGAGGCTGTGTACCTCGAAAACGGCGGCTACGCCGCTGACATCGTTTCCGCGTTCGACACGAACGGCGACGGCGAACTCGACAAGACGGAACTGGTGATCGACTCCCCTGAAAAGGAAAGTCTCGTCAAAAACAAGATTACCGCGCGCGGACTTGCCAATCCGCGCATCGAAGGCATCACACAGCCGTACAGCATCAACCACAACGTGGCGCAGGGCAGGGACGCGGTCAACGATTGCAAAGCCTGTCACAACGCCGACTCGCGCATCTCCCAGCCCATCAAA from Anaerolineales bacterium includes:
- a CDS encoding TIGR03618 family F420-dependent PPOX class oxidoreductase is translated as MMKIPDSVKQLIASAPLAHLTTLNADGSPQVTVVWVGIQDDEFVCAHMTAYQKVRNIQNDPRVALSMLGYKKTELGLQEYLVVYGNAYLTEGGAADLLQKLAYSYIAPDVEFPPESVRNQPGFITHIVPQRFAGVGAWK
- the tkt gene encoding transketolase, with protein sequence MTTQQLQSRAINALRFLSADGVQKANSGHPGLPMGAAAMAFTIWTRHLRHNPRNPKWMGRDRFVLSGGHGSMLLYSLLHLTGYDLHLEQLQNFRQWDSLTPGHPEYDLTPGVEVTTGPLGQGFANGVGMAIAASHLAAVFNKPDYELIDSYIYAIVTDGDLMEGVASEAASLAGHLSLGRLIYLYDDNKISIDGSTDLAFTEDRAKRFEAYGWHVQRVDDGNDVDAIDNAIQAAKADPRPSIIMCRTVIGYGAPKRQGTAKAHGEPLGDEELDAAKDNLGWEKEPRFFIPNDVLAFYRQAVDRGRELEAGWKKRFDAYKKAHPELGGELARRLNGDLPADWESVLPKFPADSKGMATRAASGKVINALAQILPELIGGSADLAPSNNTKIDGSPAFQEDSPEGRNFHFGVREHAMGSILNGMSIFGGVIPYGATFLVFADYMRAAVRLAALSHYPSIFIFTHDSVGLGEDGPTHQPVEHLTSLRLIPNLMVIRPADANETAQAWKVAIENRHGPTVLALTRQALPVLDMPTSVEKGAYVLKDFGTPEMILMASGSEVTLILEAAQKLADEGRGVRVVSFPSWELFEKQDEAYRESVLPKSIQKRLAVEAGSGLGWERYAESVISIERFGASAPYKVIFEKLGFTVENVVKRAKEL
- a CDS encoding 4a-hydroxytetrahydrobiopterin dehydratase — its product is MTDLAAGKCIPCRKGDPALTDAEIAELMPQIPAWELIEADGIRRLQRVFKFKNYVETMAFVNKIAMTAEKEDHHPLMVVEWGRVTVQWWTHVVNGLYQNDFVMAAKTDEMM
- the rpiB gene encoding ribose 5-phosphate isomerase B, whose protein sequence is MKVAVGCDHAGFPLKDVVVEAVKAAGHEVIDVGTFSADAVDFPDFTKKVGEKVQSGEAERGILICGSGIGAAIAANKMKGIYASICHDTYSAAQGVAHDAMNVLCMGGRVIGPELVRVLVPAFLNARYLGEDPSGERYARRVGKIKKMEEEN
- a CDS encoding DUF429 domain-containing protein, which produces MFFTNSVFVGIDPTSSQKSFTYAALDKGMNLVALAHGELDDVTAFLAGQQSAVVAVNAPASVNRGLVRSKLKKEMLTPHKVRAAEYRVAEYELRERGITVSGTPSKVEACPAWVQVGFSLYRMLEKIGFKKYPAEEATHQILETHPHACYCVMAGDVPQPKPSLEGKIQRQLLLYECGVRIKDPMDFFEEITRYKMTKGIWPLDLLYQPEELDALVAAYTAWLAANKHEHISFVGDPKEGVIVLPERELKEKY
- a CDS encoding bifunctional transaldolase/phosoglucose isomerase — its product is MSESIKKLTSLGQSLWYDNIQRKLLVNGELNAMIERGDIRGVTSNPTIFQNAIAKTNDYDAALIPLAWGGWDAERIFWQLAVEDIREACDLFAPLYEKTKGGDGYVSIEVSPYLARDTEGTIKQAQELWGRVNRPNLMVKIPATKEGIPAIRASIAAGINVNVTLIFSLTRYAEVMDAYLAGLEDRTSKDLPIHHIASVASFFVSRVDSKIDPKLPEDSPLRGKAAIANAKLAYESFESIFTSPRFATLKARFRARAQRPLWASTGTKNPNYSDTLYVDELIGPDTVNTVPPATLDAFRDHGKAALTVTRDLDDAQKVFVDLKTLGISMSTVTQELEDEGVQAFADAFKTLLDAIDERRKSALASISPITDSVSERLSQLEMDSFPKRLWEHDATLWTSDSAGQAEVKIRLGWLDSVEDARQRLDSYLEFAKQVHDEKIDRVLVIGMGGSSLTAEVLSSLMAGFGVMAKLSLAILDSTDPQQVARAVADYPPDKALYIVASKSGGTAELMAAFDYLWELSKGNGSRFVAITDAGTSLEKLAQERGFRKIFNADPNVGGRFSALTDFGLVPAALLGMDMEQLLGAAERMRKQSLADVSAARNPGAALGALMAESALMGRDKLTVVADASVSALAGWVEQVIAESSGKDGKGILPVALEPLGAPDVYGDDRLFVYLKSTGELEAGIAELKSAGFPVVEFPIESPYDAGAEFFRWEVAIATACHILGINAFDQPDVQDSKLRTIAKIKDFQTTGSLAEADLVDAANAKGELEAFLSDPKSGEFITINAYLPRTGEMIEVIQGLRVVIREKTKLPVTAGFGPRFQHSTGQFHKGGPNKGRFIQVVYDAEVDMDIPTQGLTFGTLLRAQALGDYEALKAAGRKVLRVRLSTLSEMGKLTELLK
- a CDS encoding TlpA disulfide reductase family protein, with the translated sequence MTRFQRIILYLLLLIAGGSWIVLSAETGTFAASAPAPQKGFMAPDFSLKTPTGETYTLSELKGLAVLVNLWATWCPPCRAEMPAIEKMYNEYKEQGFIVLAVNSTVQDNPLAITPFTDEYNLTFPILLDELGEVSRAYQVRSLPSTYFINRHGIITEVVIGGPMSEALLRTRIEEALK